Proteins encoded by one window of Vibrio rumoiensis:
- the glpD gene encoding glycerol-3-phosphate dehydrogenase → MNKPGNVNTVLDIIVVGGGINGAGIAADAAGRNLKVGLYESSDFASATSSASSKLIHGGLRYLEHYEFRLVSESLAEREVLLKKAPHIAKPMRFRLPHRPFLRPAWMIRAGLFLYDHLGKRTTLKGSHSVNFRPTHVLKEEMVKGFEYSDCWVDDARLVLLNIQQAEQHGAEIKNYCHVEKAERVGDLWHVTLFDKRTNTRFERQSHALVNATGPWVRSFITDNMDAQSPYGIRLIKGSHIIVPKIHNEEQAYILQNDDQRIVFVIPYLEDYSLIGTTDVEYKGDPRQVTIDEQEINYLIDVVNKHFIHQISPEDVVSTYSGVRPLCDDESDSPQAITRDYTLSLEQEREEAPLLSIFGGKLTTYRKLAESAMKQLSPFFPQMGDSWTAESILPGGQGYDENLLAMKLRQQCPWVSEKTLRRYCHQYGVNAHIMLKGITNESDMGKHFGQDVYQCEIDYLLAHEYAYTAEDILWRRTKLGILLSQVEQALVNDYIEQQSQSANEDKLDCSKKVG, encoded by the coding sequence ATGAACAAGCCAGGAAATGTAAATACAGTGTTAGACATCATTGTTGTCGGTGGTGGTATCAACGGCGCAGGAATCGCTGCCGATGCTGCAGGTAGGAACTTAAAGGTCGGTCTTTATGAATCGAGTGACTTTGCTTCTGCCACTTCATCTGCCAGTTCGAAATTAATCCATGGCGGCTTACGCTACCTAGAGCATTATGAATTTCGTTTAGTCTCAGAGTCGTTGGCTGAGCGTGAAGTATTATTGAAAAAAGCGCCACATATCGCCAAACCAATGCGTTTCCGTTTGCCTCATCGCCCATTTTTACGCCCTGCTTGGATGATTCGCGCGGGATTATTCCTTTACGATCACTTAGGAAAACGCACGACCTTAAAAGGCAGCCATAGCGTCAACTTTCGCCCGACCCATGTGCTAAAAGAAGAGATGGTCAAAGGCTTTGAATACTCAGATTGCTGGGTCGATGATGCGCGTTTAGTACTACTCAACATTCAACAAGCCGAGCAACATGGTGCTGAAATTAAAAACTACTGTCATGTAGAAAAAGCGGAGCGAGTCGGCGATTTATGGCATGTCACCTTATTTGATAAGCGCACCAATACTCGCTTTGAACGTCAATCTCACGCGTTAGTGAATGCCACTGGACCTTGGGTGCGTAGCTTCATTACCGATAATATGGATGCACAATCACCGTATGGGATTCGTCTCATCAAAGGTTCACACATCATCGTGCCTAAGATCCATAATGAAGAGCAGGCTTACATTCTACAAAACGACGATCAGCGTATTGTGTTTGTGATCCCCTACCTTGAAGACTACTCATTGATTGGCACCACCGATGTCGAATATAAAGGCGATCCTCGTCAAGTCACGATTGATGAGCAAGAAATTAATTACTTAATCGATGTGGTAAATAAACATTTTATCCATCAAATATCGCCAGAGGATGTGGTCTCAACTTACAGTGGTGTACGCCCACTATGCGATGATGAATCTGATTCACCGCAAGCCATCACACGTGACTACACCTTGTCACTTGAGCAAGAAAGAGAAGAAGCACCATTGCTGTCTATTTTTGGTGGTAAATTAACCACCTACCGCAAACTGGCAGAGTCGGCGATGAAGCAACTTTCACCATTCTTTCCACAAATGGGAGACAGTTGGACGGCAGAATCAATACTCCCTGGTGGCCAAGGTTATGATGAAAACTTGTTGGCAATGAAATTGCGCCAACAATGTCCTTGGGTGAGTGAGAAAACACTGCGTCGTTATTGTCACCAATATGGTGTGAATGCACACATCATGCTCAAAGGGATAACAAACGAAAGCGACATGGGCAAGCACTTTGGGCAAGATGTATACCAATGTGAAATTGATTATTTACTCGCTCATGAATATGCCTATACCGCTGAGGATATTTTATGGCGTCGCACCAAGTTGGGTATTTTGCTTTCACAAGTAGAACAAGCGCTCGTGAACGATTATATCGAACAGCAATCTCAAAGTGCTAATGAAGATAAGCTCGATTGCTCAAAAAAGGTGGGATAA
- a CDS encoding DeoR/GlpR family transcriptional regulator gives MKASERHKKIIELVKAQGYVSTDDLVAMFDVSPQTIRRDLNELADANKIRRNHGGATLTNSAENSPYSDRKVMNQNEKNNIARALVKHIPDGSTLFIDIGTTPEAVAKALLESHQQLRIVTNNINAAIILMSNPDFKVILAGGEVRNKDGGVTGEATLDFISQFRLDFGILGISGVDFDGSLLDFDYHEVRVKRAIIENSRAVFLPIDHSKFGRNAMVNLGKIEDIDLIVTNQRPPKEITALIKDLDIKIEVIKA, from the coding sequence GTGAAAGCGAGTGAAAGGCATAAAAAAATCATCGAATTGGTCAAAGCTCAAGGCTACGTGAGTACTGATGATTTAGTGGCTATGTTTGATGTTAGTCCTCAAACTATTCGCCGCGATCTCAATGAATTAGCCGATGCCAATAAAATTCGCCGAAACCATGGTGGTGCCACGCTCACCAATAGCGCAGAAAACTCACCATATAGTGACCGCAAAGTGATGAATCAAAATGAAAAAAACAACATCGCCCGCGCACTCGTCAAGCACATTCCAGACGGTTCAACCCTATTCATTGATATTGGCACCACGCCGGAAGCCGTCGCCAAAGCCTTACTTGAAAGCCACCAGCAGCTACGGATCGTTACCAATAATATTAATGCCGCGATTATTTTGATGAGCAATCCGGATTTCAAAGTAATTTTAGCTGGCGGTGAAGTACGCAATAAAGATGGTGGTGTGACCGGCGAAGCAACGCTGGATTTCATTTCTCAATTTCGCTTAGATTTCGGTATTTTAGGCATCAGTGGTGTTGATTTTGATGGTTCACTGCTCGATTTTGACTACCACGAAGTAAGAGTGAAACGTGCGATCATCGAAAATAGCCGCGCAGTATTCCTACCGATCGACCATTCTAAATTTGGCCGTAATGCGATGGTGAATTTAGGCAAAATTGAAGATATCGATTTGATTGTCACCAACCAACGTCCACCAAAAGAAATTACGGCGTTGATTAAAGATTTAGATATTAAGATTGAAGTTATAAAAGCGTAA
- the bioH gene encoding pimeloyl-ACP methyl ester esterase BioH — protein sequence MTQLHWQSQGEGQDIVLIHGWGMNGAVWQQTIDALSVQFRVHSVDLPGYGLSHQASADDLDDICRQVLAQAPKTAVYLGWSLGGLVATNIALKHPDRVDKLITLASSPKFAAEKGWRGIMPKVLTDFTEQLTNNFKLTIEGFMTLQALGSPSARKDVKAIKKQVFSRPMPNPEALALGLDILAQVDLRPALSDIQAPMLRLYGRLDGLVPKKVADLVGGYAPNSDSYIFQSSSHAPFMTEHEAFCEKVTEFVVS from the coding sequence ATGACACAACTGCATTGGCAATCGCAAGGTGAAGGACAAGATATTGTTCTTATTCATGGATGGGGAATGAATGGCGCAGTATGGCAGCAAACCATAGATGCGTTATCGGTACAATTTCGTGTTCATAGCGTAGATTTACCCGGTTATGGGTTAAGCCATCAAGCAAGCGCGGATGATCTGGATGATATTTGTCGTCAAGTGTTAGCCCAAGCGCCTAAAACGGCGGTCTATCTTGGTTGGTCATTAGGTGGTTTGGTGGCGACCAACATTGCACTAAAGCATCCTGATCGAGTCGACAAATTGATTACACTGGCTAGTTCACCGAAGTTTGCTGCCGAAAAAGGTTGGCGTGGCATTATGCCTAAGGTATTGACGGATTTTACTGAGCAATTGACCAATAATTTTAAACTGACGATTGAAGGCTTTATGACCTTACAAGCTTTAGGTAGTCCGTCGGCAAGAAAGGATGTCAAAGCCATTAAAAAGCAAGTGTTTTCGCGCCCGATGCCGAATCCTGAAGCATTGGCTTTAGGGCTCGATATTCTCGCACAAGTGGATTTGCGTCCAGCTTTATCTGATATTCAAGCGCCAATGCTGCGCTTATACGGTCGCCTTGATGGATTAGTGCCAAAGAAAGTCGCGGATTTAGTAGGGGGATATGCACCGAATAGTGACAGTTATATCTTTCAATCCTCGTCTCATGCGCCTTTTATGACCGAGCATGAGGCGTTCTGTGAGAAGGTGACGGAGTTTGTGGTTAGTTAA
- a CDS encoding ComF family protein translates to MTLLIQFFSLSPMKLLERIKHGLPSQCHLCRLTITPQDAHSLHSLWCQHCVERFIDTTPRCQRCGLRTVTPVEQCGQCLTQPPKWDRLYCINDYQAPLKAYVQKLKYRRQFWLASELALLLAPMINEPCSEIIPVPLHWRRQWSRGFNQSAEIAHHLAKYWQKREFDCQVNHEVFRRIKATPQQKGLTKIERRRNTRRAFQLKNIPLTQHVALVDDVVTTGSTLEPLCVLLRKAGVKQIDVYCLSRTPTPN, encoded by the coding sequence ATGACATTATTGATTCAATTTTTCAGCTTATCGCCAATGAAATTACTCGAACGCATAAAACACGGCTTACCTAGTCAGTGTCATTTATGTCGCTTAACCATCACACCACAAGACGCCCATTCGTTACATAGCCTTTGGTGCCAACATTGTGTTGAACGTTTTATCGATACTACCCCTCGCTGTCAACGTTGTGGCTTGAGAACCGTTACCCCGGTAGAGCAATGTGGTCAATGTCTGACGCAACCTCCAAAATGGGATCGTTTGTATTGCATTAATGATTATCAAGCACCACTAAAAGCCTACGTTCAAAAATTAAAATATCGTCGTCAATTCTGGTTAGCTAGCGAGCTTGCTTTGTTACTTGCGCCGATGATTAATGAGCCTTGCAGTGAAATCATTCCAGTACCGTTACATTGGCGTAGACAGTGGTCGCGAGGTTTTAATCAAAGCGCTGAAATTGCCCACCATTTAGCAAAATATTGGCAAAAACGAGAATTTGATTGCCAAGTCAACCATGAGGTTTTTCGCCGAATTAAAGCTACGCCACAGCAGAAAGGATTAACTAAAATTGAACGTCGACGTAATACCAGGCGCGCTTTTCAATTAAAGAATATTCCCCTCACTCAACATGTGGCACTGGTTGATGATGTCGTCACCACGGGCAGCACTTTAGAACCGTTATGTGTATTACTGAGAAAAGCAGGCGTCAAACAAATTGATGTGTACTGCTTATCTCGCACCCCCACACCGAATTAA
- the nfuA gene encoding Fe-S biogenesis protein NfuA, with protein sequence MSDTITITESAQEHFAKLLEQQSNETHIRVFVVNPGTPNAECGVSYCPPESVESSDTIFEFKGFNAYVDELSLPFLEEAEIDFVTDKMGSQLTLKAPNAKMRKLDDDAPLMARVEYAIQTQVNPQLASHGGHVSLISISDDGVALVQFGGGCNGCSMVDVTLKEGIEKQLVEQFAGELTAVRDSTEHQSGEHSYM encoded by the coding sequence GTGTCAGATACAATTACTATTACAGAAAGTGCTCAAGAGCATTTTGCAAAACTACTGGAACAACAATCTAATGAAACTCATATTCGAGTTTTTGTAGTAAACCCTGGTACACCTAACGCAGAGTGTGGCGTATCTTACTGTCCACCAGAGTCGGTTGAATCATCAGATACTATCTTTGAATTCAAAGGCTTCAACGCTTACGTTGACGAACTGAGCCTGCCGTTTTTAGAAGAAGCAGAGATCGACTTTGTAACCGATAAAATGGGCTCACAGCTAACACTAAAAGCGCCCAATGCCAAAATGCGTAAACTGGATGACGATGCCCCTCTGATGGCACGTGTTGAGTATGCGATTCAAACGCAAGTAAACCCACAGCTCGCCAGTCACGGCGGCCATGTTAGCCTTATTAGCATTTCTGATGATGGCGTAGCACTGGTGCAGTTTGGTGGTGGTTGTAATGGTTGTTCAATGGTCGATGTCACGCTAAAAGAAGGCATTGAGAAGCAGTTAGTTGAACAGTTCGCCGGTGAGTTAACCGCGGTACGTGATTCAACAGAACACCAATCGGGTGAACACTCGTATATGTAA
- the cysQ gene encoding 3'(2'),5'-bisphosphate nucleotidase CysQ translates to MAATQSDLSHLIPQVIGIAREAGQRILEIYQNKDYQEFTKADDTPVTTADLAAHKIIMQQLAELTPNIPVLSEEDADISLKKRSQWGRYWLVDPLDGTQEFIARSGDFATVIALIEHNQPVMGVVYAPVSGVTYFAYQGKGAWKIPEMDDSLRIHTLKHEQPDQPIAIAISRRQNINRITEKLSPARNYELVPLGSAALKACLVAEGAVDCYIRLGPTGEWDTAATQCIVEEAGGRILSTRLEPLSYNERDTLENPNFIVLGDESIGWDEILREGL, encoded by the coding sequence ATGGCTGCGACGCAAAGCGATCTTTCTCACCTTATTCCTCAAGTGATCGGCATTGCTCGTGAAGCCGGTCAACGCATCTTAGAAATTTATCAAAATAAAGATTATCAAGAGTTTACCAAAGCCGATGACACGCCAGTCACCACGGCGGATTTAGCTGCCCATAAAATCATTATGCAGCAATTAGCGGAGCTGACGCCTAACATTCCGGTTCTGTCTGAAGAAGATGCCGATATCAGTCTTAAAAAACGTTCACAATGGGGGCGTTATTGGCTTGTTGACCCATTAGATGGAACCCAAGAGTTTATTGCTCGCAGCGGCGATTTCGCGACCGTGATTGCGTTGATTGAACATAACCAGCCAGTAATGGGCGTGGTGTATGCGCCAGTTTCAGGTGTGACCTATTTTGCTTATCAAGGCAAAGGCGCATGGAAGATCCCTGAAATGGATGACAGCCTACGCATTCATACCTTAAAACACGAACAACCTGATCAGCCGATTGCCATTGCGATCAGCCGTCGTCAAAACATCAATCGCATTACTGAAAAGCTTTCCCCGGCTCGTAACTATGAATTAGTGCCATTAGGCTCGGCGGCATTAAAAGCGTGCTTGGTCGCGGAAGGCGCGGTGGATTGTTATATTCGTTTAGGACCAACCGGAGAGTGGGATACCGCTGCAACCCAATGTATTGTTGAAGAAGCGGGAGGCAGAATTCTCAGCACTCGATTAGAGCCTTTGTCGTACAACGAACGAGATACTTTAGAAAATCCAAACTTTATTGTGTTGGGGGATGAGAGTATTGGTTGGGATGAGATATTGAGAGAAGGTCTCTAG
- the nudE gene encoding ADP compounds hydrolase NudE: MTKHKHPEILSRSVVAQSRLFAIESLELRFSNGEERTYERMKPSNRGSVMTVPVTEEGDLLLIREYAAGTERYELGFPKGLIDPGETPEQAANRELKEEIGMGADTFVPLKQVVLAPSYFSSHMTLFLATGLYPERLQGDEPEELEVIRWPLQQAEELLTHMDFCEARSISALMLALRALNNHPLNAQ; this comes from the coding sequence ATGACAAAGCATAAGCACCCTGAAATATTATCCAGATCAGTGGTGGCACAATCTCGCTTATTTGCCATTGAATCTTTAGAGCTTCGCTTCTCTAACGGTGAAGAGCGTACTTACGAACGGATGAAGCCAAGTAATCGTGGTAGCGTAATGACGGTTCCCGTGACAGAGGAAGGTGACCTACTGTTGATCCGTGAATATGCCGCGGGAACGGAACGTTATGAATTAGGCTTTCCTAAAGGGTTAATCGATCCTGGTGAAACGCCAGAACAAGCGGCTAATCGTGAACTCAAAGAAGAAATTGGTATGGGCGCCGATACATTCGTGCCACTGAAACAAGTGGTGTTGGCGCCGTCGTATTTCTCAAGCCACATGACGTTGTTTCTGGCGACTGGCTTATACCCTGAACGTCTACAAGGTGATGAACCGGAAGAATTAGAAGTGATCCGTTGGCCATTGCAGCAAGCGGAAGAACTGCTGACCCACATGGACTTTTGTGAAGCCCGCAGTATTAGTGCGCTGATGTTGGCATTACGAGCCTTAAATAACCACCCGCTCAACGCTCAATAA
- a CDS encoding type II secretion system protein N: MKWYLLVFVLMLITSLVAHIPAAWVYAQMPTQRGIEVTGMSGTIWQGQVQQLKVNRQSYGSVSWDLQASKLLTAKLEYQVRFGRGSSIKLDGKGFVGASFSGLYANNVLASMPIQQVMTYVPTQVPVELKGRVELSLTSLKYAQPWCEEAKGSIAWTGSDIVSPIGQLTPGPVIADITCQAQNIEVQGKQNNSQVSSEFKASLNEQARYQSMAWFKPGAEFPSSMAEQLKWLGEPNAQGRYQFSFAGKL, translated from the coding sequence ATGAAATGGTATCTGTTGGTTTTTGTATTGATGCTGATTACAAGTTTAGTGGCACATATTCCAGCGGCATGGGTTTATGCTCAAATGCCCACTCAACGCGGAATCGAAGTCACTGGAATGAGTGGCACAATTTGGCAAGGGCAAGTTCAACAACTTAAAGTCAACCGCCAGTCATACGGTAGTGTCTCTTGGGATTTGCAAGCCAGTAAATTATTGACCGCTAAATTAGAATACCAAGTTCGTTTCGGTCGTGGCAGCAGTATTAAGCTAGATGGTAAAGGCTTTGTTGGGGCGAGCTTTTCTGGCCTTTATGCCAACAATGTTCTCGCTTCTATGCCAATACAACAAGTCATGACTTATGTACCAACTCAAGTGCCGGTTGAATTAAAAGGCCGAGTAGAGTTATCGTTAACGTCATTGAAGTACGCACAGCCATGGTGTGAAGAAGCCAAAGGTAGCATTGCATGGACAGGCAGTGATATTGTTTCACCGATTGGTCAATTAACTCCCGGCCCGGTGATTGCCGACATTACTTGTCAGGCACAAAATATTGAAGTGCAGGGAAAACAAAATAACTCGCAAGTGAGCAGTGAATTTAAAGCTAGCCTAAATGAACAAGCTCGCTATCAATCGATGGCTTGGTTTAAGCCGGGCGCTGAATTCCCATCATCGATGGCAGAGCAGCTAAAATGGTTAGGTGAACCGAATGCTCAAGGTCGCTACCAATTTAGCTTTGCAGGGAAATTATAA
- a CDS encoding type II secretion system protein M codes for MNDKLAALMAPLQRWWSSISSREQRLVLVCGGLFAVGFLYWGILQPLSARTEQAQMRLNSEKQLLSWVTQSADSIVTLRAQTGTKGVQRSQPLNQVVSSTASRFNIELIRMQPRDDMLQVWIQPVPFNTLINWLAQLRDQYGLQVLFLDINRVDKAGMVEVNRLQFQRG; via the coding sequence ATGAATGATAAATTAGCCGCTCTTATGGCACCACTACAGCGTTGGTGGAGCAGTATTTCGAGCCGAGAGCAACGTCTAGTATTAGTTTGTGGCGGATTATTTGCAGTAGGCTTCTTGTATTGGGGCATCTTACAACCATTAAGCGCTCGGACCGAACAAGCGCAAATGCGTTTAAATAGTGAAAAGCAGCTTTTGAGTTGGGTGACGCAATCGGCCGATAGCATCGTGACCTTACGCGCTCAAACAGGCACGAAAGGTGTGCAGCGTAGTCAGCCATTAAACCAAGTAGTGTCATCGACGGCGAGTCGTTTTAATATCGAACTGATCCGTATGCAGCCGCGTGATGATATGTTGCAAGTGTGGATTCAACCTGTGCCATTTAACACTTTAATCAATTGGTTAGCTCAATTGCGCGATCAATATGGGTTGCAAGTGTTGTTCTTGGACATTAACCGTGTAGATAAAGCCGGTATGGTCGAAGTGAATCGCTTACAGTTTCAGCGTGGTTAG
- the gspL gene encoding type II secretion system protein GspL — MNEFLTIKLSSNPTDPIPWLVWSPSLQEVIASGELSSREKLSELVDYSVQRTVIALLPSSDVLITPIQIPSGAGRQLHSMLPFLMEDELTQDIERMHFSVIKKQGDQAIVATVEQQYLADWVDEFKSHGIELKKVLPDCLALPLKENYISAMHINHQWLMRKSDVKGAAVDDDWLDVFLASGWLEPDGDALNFETLLQDNDQSEDDTQDSDSADGAMLSSEEIVAEAQSSVEALEHSHTSAEHFTIYSYSELPEQHADLPGRWIAAPQEMAMLTLAQGAIQSQANLLTGPFKAQSSWFKHLRVWRKVAIAASILLVLLLVQQTVQVQQIEAQTQAYRTESERIFRSVFPDRQRIPTISYLKRLMQDEENALSGSGSSGASLLGWMAKLPPALQSVKSVTVQSVQFDGTRQEIRLNAQSNDFQSFERLRVELAKQFEVSQGQLNKNGDLVQGSYVIKNKGTGSGS; from the coding sequence GTGAACGAGTTTCTGACAATCAAGCTGAGCAGTAATCCAACTGATCCAATACCTTGGTTAGTTTGGTCGCCAAGCTTACAAGAAGTGATTGCCTCGGGAGAATTATCTAGCCGAGAAAAGCTAAGTGAATTGGTTGATTACAGCGTTCAACGTACTGTGATTGCGTTATTACCAAGCAGCGATGTGTTAATTACGCCAATTCAAATTCCATCGGGTGCCGGGCGTCAATTACACTCGATGTTGCCATTTTTAATGGAAGATGAACTGACGCAAGATATCGAGCGCATGCACTTTAGCGTGATTAAAAAACAAGGTGATCAAGCGATTGTTGCCACTGTTGAGCAGCAATATTTAGCCGATTGGGTCGATGAATTTAAATCGCACGGTATTGAGCTGAAAAAAGTATTGCCAGATTGCCTAGCCTTACCATTAAAAGAGAATTACATCAGTGCGATGCACATTAATCATCAATGGTTAATGCGCAAAAGTGATGTGAAAGGTGCGGCGGTTGATGATGATTGGCTCGATGTGTTTTTAGCGTCAGGTTGGTTAGAACCCGATGGTGATGCACTTAATTTTGAAACCTTACTACAAGACAACGATCAGTCTGAGGATGACACGCAAGACAGCGATTCAGCTGATGGTGCTATGCTATCAAGCGAAGAGATTGTCGCCGAAGCGCAGTCTAGTGTTGAAGCTTTAGAGCATTCTCACACTTCAGCTGAACACTTCACGATTTATAGTTATAGCGAACTGCCTGAGCAACATGCTGATTTACCAGGCCGATGGATAGCAGCGCCACAAGAAATGGCAATGCTGACGTTAGCGCAAGGGGCGATTCAATCACAAGCCAACTTATTAACCGGCCCATTTAAAGCGCAATCGTCGTGGTTTAAGCATTTACGAGTGTGGCGTAAAGTGGCGATTGCGGCGAGCATTTTATTGGTACTACTGTTAGTGCAGCAAACGGTGCAAGTTCAACAAATTGAAGCGCAAACTCAAGCTTATCGAACGGAGAGCGAGCGAATCTTCCGTAGCGTATTTCCAGATAGGCAACGCATTCCAACCATCAGTTATTTAAAACGCTTAATGCAAGATGAAGAGAATGCCTTATCGGGCTCAGGAAGCAGTGGTGCTTCTTTATTGGGGTGGATGGCGAAGTTGCCGCCAGCCTTGCAAAGCGTGAAATCGGTAACGGTACAAAGCGTGCAATTCGATGGTACTCGTCAAGAAATTCGCTTAAATGCCCAAAGTAATGATTTTCAATCTTTTGAGCGTCTGCGAGTTGAATTGGCGAAACAGTTTGAGGTTAGCCAAGGCCAGTTAAATAAAAATGGTGACCTAGTGCAAGGTAGCTATGTGATTAAAAATAAAGGAACAGGGAGCGGATCATGA
- the gspK gene encoding type II secretion system minor pseudopilin GspK: MMPLTSRASFRRMKRQQGVALIFVLLLVAVLVAIAATMTERMSTQFYRASNLLNHQQAYWYGMGVEALAQVAIEESYKDSDDNINLSQAWAIEGTQYPLENGDAVGSIVDKQACFNVNALAALPATNTSERPYLLKVLAYMLQEVDIDNYQAEVIADSIKEYVDSDSQVSTQSGVESATYEGMQPSYDAPDTLIADSSELRAVNQVTAPAMTILNQVTCALPTTDLYINVNTLKPQQALLLAGMFQPSLSVSDAQQLIENRPHDGWKDVETFLNEPQITRVPANITSEASPFLSVTSQYFELDAQIKVDNSRVRLRSLIYSSDKKTTQVIRRRFGGISERVSDNQAEQ, from the coding sequence ATGATGCCGCTTACTTCTCGTGCTTCATTTCGCCGAATGAAACGCCAGCAAGGTGTGGCACTTATTTTTGTGTTATTGCTGGTGGCCGTGCTGGTGGCGATTGCCGCGACGATGACAGAAAGAATGTCGACCCAGTTTTATCGCGCCAGTAATTTATTAAATCACCAACAAGCCTACTGGTACGGCATGGGGGTGGAAGCGCTGGCTCAGGTCGCCATCGAAGAAAGCTATAAAGACAGTGACGATAATATAAATTTAAGCCAAGCATGGGCGATTGAAGGCACGCAATACCCACTTGAAAATGGCGATGCAGTCGGCAGCATAGTGGATAAACAGGCGTGTTTTAATGTCAATGCACTGGCAGCATTACCGGCAACTAATACGTCCGAGCGACCTTATTTATTGAAAGTTTTAGCGTATATGCTGCAAGAAGTCGACATTGATAATTATCAGGCGGAAGTGATTGCTGATTCAATCAAAGAGTATGTCGATAGTGATAGCCAAGTAAGTACCCAAAGTGGGGTAGAAAGTGCCACTTATGAAGGGATGCAACCTAGCTATGATGCACCAGATACCTTGATTGCCGATAGCAGTGAATTAAGGGCGGTTAATCAAGTGACTGCTCCTGCGATGACGATTTTAAATCAAGTCACCTGCGCACTACCGACGACCGATTTGTATATCAATGTGAATACCTTAAAGCCGCAGCAAGCCTTGTTATTAGCCGGGATGTTTCAGCCTTCTTTGAGTGTAAGTGATGCACAACAATTAATTGAAAATCGACCGCATGACGGTTGGAAAGATGTAGAAACCTTTTTAAATGAACCACAAATAACACGTGTGCCGGCCAACATTACCAGCGAGGCGAGCCCATTTTTATCGGTAACTAGCCAATATTTTGAGCTAGATGCGCAAATTAAAGTAGACAATTCAAGGGTTAGGCTGCGTAGTCTAATCTACAGTTCAGATAAAAAAACGACACAAGTGATACGTCGTCGTTTCGGAGGGATCAGTGAACGAGTTTCTGACAATCAAGCTGAGCAGTAA